The sequence AACTCGAAGCGTTCCTCGAATATCCGGACGGTTCGTTGCGTCTGCCCCATATGCGCTTCCTAGTAATCGGCCTTGAATACGCCCAAGAAAATGCTCACCACGACGAGCCGGGCTTTTGGGAGCGTTGGGCCGAAGATTTCTGAATGCACGGAGAGCAACGACAATGAACGATAACCCCGAAATTAGGCGTGCGGCAGATTGGGTCCGTAGCGCCGACGGTATTGTAATTGCGGCCGGTGCGGGCATGAGTGTGGATTCCGGTCTGCCGGACTTTCGCGGCACCGGCGGCCTGTGGACGTCGCTTCTGCCTGCCGGCATGACCGAGTGGGATGTTGGTTCTCTGACACAGGGTGAATGCTTCATAGACAAACCTGTTGACGCATGGCGCTTCTACGGACGCGCGCTGCAGGTATGTCGACAGGTCGCACCGCACGCCGGCTACGCGATGCTCCGGCGTTGGGCAGAGCGCGCGAGCCGCGGCGCATTCGTTTTCACGAGCAACGTCGATGGTCACTTTCAGGCGGCCGGCTTCGACGAAGCGCGAATTGTCGAATGTCACGGTACGATCAACTTCATGCAATGTGCCGAACCGTGCAGCGACGCAATCTGGGTGTCGGGCAGCGTCATGGATGGCGTTGATATCGATACCCTTACGCCTTCCGATTTGCCGCGCTGCCAGCATTGTGGCCGTCTCGCGCGTCCGAACTTTTTGATGTTTGATGACACGTCTTGGATCGGTACAAGAACGTCGCTGCAGTGGGAACGCCTGCGTACCTGGCTCGGCACAGTCGCCAAACCAGTGGTGATAGAGCTGGGCGCAGGAACTGTGGTGCTGAGCGTGCGTATGTTTTCTGAGTCCGTTCGCGGGGCGCTGATTCGTATCAACCTCTCGGAATGTGCGGTAGTGGGAGACGGCGTCGGTATTCGAGGCTCGGCGCTCCAAATACTGAGTGCGATCGATGAGGTAATGCGCAAAGCCTGAGTGTCAGCTAATGGGCCCGTAGCGATAGACCTCGATTAAAGAAGCCTTTAAAAACTGCCGATAAATTAGCGATTTTCCACAAAACGGGAATTTTCATTCAATGTCTGAGATCGACCGCGAAATCATGCGCGTGCTTCCCGATGGGGGCACGCAAGGCGAGTACATTAGCACCCCGGAGATTCACCGACGTCTGCTAAAGACAGTGCTCGACACGCCTTCATCAAAGACGGTTTACCGCCATCTTGAGAAGCTTGAGCAGGAAGGACTCGTCGAGATGGATCACCGCGGAACAGCGTCGGTGTGGCGAAGGAGGGCAGGCGCAAGCGGCATGGCGGCCAAGGCGGGGTCCATGATGACTTTCGACGAAGCCCTCGCACTGCAGACGCTAAGACGTTTTTCGTCGCGCCAGATTCCGGAGCTGGTGGCCGAGTCACTCTCCGCAATGTTTGATATTGCAGAAGCGCGCCTTCAAAAGATAAACAACGAAACGGAGCGGAAATACTCTCGCTGGGCGAGCAAGGTTGCAGTGGAGGGAGGTGGCTTCACACTACTCTACCCGATCATCGATCGTGATCTGTTCGCAACCGTATCGAGAGCGCTTTTCGAAGAGCGCAAGCTCGAGATTGTGTACAGGCCCCGGAACAACGCCGACAACGATCGTTCGAGGGTCATTCTGCCTCTCGGGCTAGTCGAAGTCGGTGGCCTGGTCTATCTGGTAGGGGGCACTGAAGGCAAGCCCGATCCGACAATGTACCGTATGGACCGCCTTTGGAGCGCCGAAGCGATGCTCGAGTCATTCGTCTATCCTTCGTCGTTCTCGCTTGACGCGTACGTCAAGCAGCAACGTCGGTTCGATTTTATGGTCGAGAAGGAGGTGCCGCTCAAGCTGAAATTCATCGAAGGTGCTGGCGATCATTTGCTCGAAGCACCAATGTCGACGGATCAAAAGAGCACACGCAAAGATGATGCGCTCTACGTGCAAGGGACCGTTATGCTCAGCCAGAGACTGCGCTGGTGGTTGCGCTCCTTTGGGCCAAACGTGGAGGTGCTGGGACCCGCGAACCTTCGCGCGGAGCTTACCGAGGAAGCGCACTCGCTTGCCAAGACTTACAGCAAATAGTTGACTTCGAATGGCTCAGATATTCCCAAGCGGATGGAACGATCAACTGGTAAGCGCGTCTGCCCAGCGGGAGATCGAGACGCTCAAGCTCTTGCAAGGGGGGCTGCCCGACACGTACGTCGTGTACCACGGCGTTCATTGGACGCAATTGAACAAAGGGTTTTCGATTTTCGGCGAAGCCGATTTCGTAGTGATCAGTCCGTCGGGGCGCGCGCTCGTCATCGAACAGAAATCGGGGGGGCTGGAAGAGACGCCCGATGGTCTAACGAAAGTCTATTTAGGCAAGACCAAGAGTGTTTCAGCTCAAATCGCAAGGACGATTGGCGGGATGCAGGGCCGCTTCAAGGCGGCATTTGGTGCACAGAACTACAAGCTCGAGGAGATGTTGTACTGTCCCGACTATCGGGTGAAATTTCCGGCCATATCTGGCGTCAATCCGGCGAGGATCGTTGACGCGACGCGCTGTGGGAATCTAGTCTCGATTATCGAGGCGATCTTGCCCCCTGACGAGCCGCCGCTGCCTTGTCTCGATCGCATTCACGCTTTTCTCGCTGATGAGCTTTCGCTTACCCCCGACGTTAGGGCGATGATCGGAGAAGTATCGAAATTCGTGACGCGGGTATCTGGGGGGCTTGCGACCTGGGCGCGTTCCATCGAGTTCAAGCCGTTCAGGTTGCGGGTGATTGGAACGGCAGGTTCGGGCAAGACACAGCTTGCGATCCGGGTTCTGGATGACGCCGTCAAAGCCGGGCAACGAGCATTGTATTTGTGCTACAACCGGCCGCTCGCCGATCACCTTCGACGCATCGCGCCGGCTGATTCGACGGTATTCACGTATCACCAGCTCTGCCAGCACGTAGCGACGCGTACGGGCGACGCGATTGATTTCGCCGATCCCAGCGCATTCGATACGCTTGAACACGCGTTGCTCGAGTGGCAGCCTGGCGATACGGATCGGTTCGATACGATCGTCGTCGACGAAGGGCAGGACTTCCGCCAGGAATGGGTGTCGCCGATCGAACGACTGTTGCGAGAGCACGGTCGATTCTGGTGGCTGGAAGACCCGATGCAGAATCTGTACATGCGCAAGAGCGTCGAGCTTCCGGACTGGGTGGAAGTGCGGGCAATGTCAAATTACAGAAGTCCTCGCGACGTGGTTCGTTTCATTGGAATGCTCGCAGGCACGCCGATGAAAATCGACGCGGCTGGACCGTACGACGCGTCGGA comes from Trinickia violacea and encodes:
- a CDS encoding SIR2 family NAD-dependent protein deacylase; this translates as MNDNPEIRRAADWVRSADGIVIAAGAGMSVDSGLPDFRGTGGLWTSLLPAGMTEWDVGSLTQGECFIDKPVDAWRFYGRALQVCRQVAPHAGYAMLRRWAERASRGAFVFTSNVDGHFQAAGFDEARIVECHGTINFMQCAEPCSDAIWVSGSVMDGVDIDTLTPSDLPRCQHCGRLARPNFLMFDDTSWIGTRTSLQWERLRTWLGTVAKPVVIELGAGTVVLSVRMFSESVRGALIRINLSECAVVGDGVGIRGSALQILSAIDEVMRKA
- a CDS encoding helix-turn-helix transcriptional regulator, producing MSEIDREIMRVLPDGGTQGEYISTPEIHRRLLKTVLDTPSSKTVYRHLEKLEQEGLVEMDHRGTASVWRRRAGASGMAAKAGSMMTFDEALALQTLRRFSSRQIPELVAESLSAMFDIAEARLQKINNETERKYSRWASKVAVEGGGFTLLYPIIDRDLFATVSRALFEERKLEIVYRPRNNADNDRSRVILPLGLVEVGGLVYLVGGTEGKPDPTMYRMDRLWSAEAMLESFVYPSSFSLDAYVKQQRRFDFMVEKEVPLKLKFIEGAGDHLLEAPMSTDQKSTRKDDALYVQGTVMLSQRLRWWLRSFGPNVEVLGPANLRAELTEEAHSLAKTYSK
- a CDS encoding ATP-binding domain-containing protein, which encodes MAQIFPSGWNDQLVSASAQREIETLKLLQGGLPDTYVVYHGVHWTQLNKGFSIFGEADFVVISPSGRALVIEQKSGGLEETPDGLTKVYLGKTKSVSAQIARTIGGMQGRFKAAFGAQNYKLEEMLYCPDYRVKFPAISGVNPARIVDATRCGNLVSIIEAILPPDEPPLPCLDRIHAFLADELSLTPDVRAMIGEVSKFVTRVSGGLATWARSIEFKPFRLRVIGTAGSGKTQLAIRVLDDAVKAGQRALYLCYNRPLADHLRRIAPADSTVFTYHQLCQHVATRTGDAIDFADPSAFDTLEHALLEWQPGDTDRFDTIVVDEGQDFRQEWVSPIERLLREHGRFWWLEDPMQNLYMRKSVELPDWVEVRAMSNYRSPRDVVRFIGMLAGTPMKIDAAGPYDASDIGMITYEGNSAAQATKEAVAQAIAAGFQSTEIALLTFNGREKSLFSVLDRLGSYALRSFAGAYDASGEPVYRDGDITFESVYRFKGQSAPCVILTEVDFEQFDEAILRRLFVGATRATMKLIVVMSGRAAARLLERVS